A segment of the Candidatus Afararchaeum irisae genome:
ATAGGACAACGTATAGGAAGCATAACGGGGCGCGTCCTACGTATATCCGGGGTTCCCGTTCTCGTGATCAGATGACCTCCTCTTCATAGATATCACAGCAGGATACCCACATCATATTATTTTACTTTACAGCACGTCCTCGGCGGGAGGTCTCGGGAGTGCTATCATAGTGTCGTCGACTACGTTGAAGGGATCGTACCTCGACTGGTGGCACTGGCAGTAGACCTTGTTGGCGGCACAGACTCCTCCTCCACAGCCGAAGTCGGATGTCTGGAATCCCTGTGGGACACAGCAGAAGTGGGTACACTTGTTGATCCAGCCTATGAATCCCTGAGGACATGTCTCTTCTATCCACTGTCTCTGCTGGTCACTATTGGCGTTGTCGAGGAGCCTCTGCTTGTCGGTCTTTATGACTGCGACAGGTATAGTTTTCTCGACTCCCTCGCTTCTCCAGGTACCCCACGCGGGCTTACCGAGTCCCTCGGTGGCATTGTCAGCTCTTCCGACGTACGACTGCCAGTCGTCGAAGTCGCTGACCTTCATCACGTCACCCTCCCTGTCGGAGTGCCAGCCTCTAGCTGAGTACTTGAACTTGTTGTCGCTCTCGAACTCGGGCTGCACTCCGGGGTAGTTCTGGACTCCGCAGTACTGGAACCAGTCGAGCGAGTAATCGAAACCCGCTATGCT
Coding sequences within it:
- a CDS encoding ubiquinol-cytochrome c reductase iron-sulfur subunit, encoding MDDNYPNQGRRRFVKSMVGAGVLGSVAAAGYSSVDLLTQKSGVGGGSIKYRGIKIVEGPAPRGMSQIPLKIEGGEIIGRAPSPSGGKGNPTLSIAGFDYSLDWFQYCGVQNYPGVQPEFESDNKFKYSARGWHSDREGDVMKVSDFDDWQSYVGRADNATEGLGKPAWGTWRSEGVEKTIPVAVIKTDKQRLLDNANSDQQRQWIEETCPQGFIGWINKCTHFCCVPQGFQTSDFGCGGGVCAANKVYCQCHQSRYDPFNVVDDTMIALPRPPAEDVL